From the genome of bacterium:
CCGTCGTTCGTGATGTCGAACTCCTTCACCAACCAGGTGCTCGCCCAGATCGAGATCTTCACCAAGACCGAGGAGTACCCGGTCGGCGTCTACGTGCTCCCCAAGCACCTCGACGAGGAGGTCGCCCGCC
Proteins encoded in this window:
- a CDS encoding adenosylhomocysteinase; this encodes PSFVMSNSFTNQVLAQIEIFTKTEEYPVGVYVLPKHLDEEVARLHLDALGVKLTRLTDDQAAYLGVDAAGPYKPDQYRY